In Sciurus carolinensis chromosome 17, mSciCar1.2, whole genome shotgun sequence, one genomic interval encodes:
- the LOC124968098 gene encoding olfactory receptor 7A10-like, which translates to MYFFLSNLSFVDICFTSTTIPKMLVNIQTRSKAITYAGCITQMCFFILFVGLDFFILTVMAYDCFVAICHPLHYKVVVIHQLCVLLVLMCWILSVLNSLLQSLMVSWLSFCTHVEIPHFFCEINEVHLACSDTFFNDMVMYFAALLLACCPLNGILYSYSKIVSSILAISSTQGRYKVFSTCASHLSVVSLFYGTSLGVYLSSAATQNSRCTAITSVMYCVVTPMLNPFIYSLRNEDI; encoded by the coding sequence atgtacttcttcctctccaacctgtcctttgtggacatctgcttcacctccaccaccatcccaaagatgctggtgaacatccagacacggagcaaggccattacctatgcaggctgcatcacccagatgtgctttttcattctctttgtaGGGCTGGACTTCTTTATTCTGACTGTGATGGCTTATGActgctttgtggccatctgccaccctcTGCACTACAAGGTCGTTGTGATCCACCAACTTTGTGTGTTGCTGGTTTTGATGTGCTGGATCCTGAGTGTTCTGAATTCTCTATTACAAAGCTTAATGGTGTCCTGGCTTTCCTTCTGCACACATGTGgaaatcccccactttttctgtgaaatcaATGAGGTCCACCTTGCTTGTTCTGACACTTTCTTTAATGACATGGTGATGTATTTTGCAGCTTTGCTACTGGCTTGCTGTCCCCTCAACGGCatcctttactcctactccaagatagtgtcctccatccTTGCAATCTCATCAACTCAGGGCAGGTACAAAGTCTTCTCCACCTGTGCGTCTCACCTCTCtgtggtctccttattttatgGCACAAGTCTGGGTGTGTACCTCAGTTCTGCTGCGACCCAGAACTCACGCTGTACTGCAATAACCTCAGTGATGTACtgtgtggtcacccccatgctgaaccccttcatctacagtctgagaaATGAGGACATCTAG